The following proteins are encoded in a genomic region of Gossypium hirsutum isolate 1008001.06 chromosome D05, Gossypium_hirsutum_v2.1, whole genome shotgun sequence:
- the LOC107905640 gene encoding L-ascorbate oxidase homolog, whose translation MPLHSAVALICATVSLFVIAGAEDPYRFFNWNVTYGDIFPLGVRQTGILINGQFPGPDIHSVTNDNLIINVFNSLNEPFLLSWNGVQNRRNSYEDGVYGTTCPIPPGKNFTYILQVKDQIGSFYYFPSLGFHKAAGGFGGIRILSRPRIPVPFPDPAGDYTVLIGDWYKANHTDLRAQLDSGRKLPFPDGILINGRGPGGASFNVEQGKTYRLRISNVGLQSSLNFRIQNHKLKLVEVEGTHTLQTTYSSIDLHLGQSMSVLFTADQSAQDYYIVVSSRFTNPVLTSTATLRYSNSAGPVSGPPPGGPTIQVDWSLNQARSIRTNLTASGPRPNPQGSYHYGLINTTRTIRLANSAGQVNGKQRYAVNSVSFVPADTPLKLADFFKIDGVYRIGSISDNPTGGGIYLDTSVMNSDYRSFIEIVFQNDEDIVQSWHLDGYSFFVVGMDGGQWTAASRNGYNLRDAVSRCTTQVYPKSWTAIYVALDNVGMWNLRSEYWARQYLGQQFYLRVFTTSTSLRDEYPIPKNALLCGRASGRRTRPL comes from the exons ATGCCGCTTCATTCGGCCGTGGCATTGATTTGTGCCACTGTTTCTCTTTTTGTCATTGCCGGAGCTGAAGATCCCTACAGATTCTTCAACTGGAATGTCACTTATGGTGACATTTTCCCACTCGGCGTTCGTCAAACG GGTATTCTCATCAATGGGCAATTCCCAGGCCCTGATATCCACTCTGTTACCAATGACAACCTCATTATCAACGTCTTTAACAGCTTAAACGAGCCTTTCCTCCTTTCCTG GAATGGAGTCCAAAACAGGAGGAATTCATATGAAGATGGTGTATACGGAACAACATGCCCTATCCCTCCAGGAAAGAACTTCACATACATTCTGCAGGTGAAGGATCAAATAGGAAGCTTCTATTACTTCCCCTCTCTTGGGTTCCACAAGGCTGCTGGTGGTTTTGGAGGGATTAGGATCCTTAGCCGACCACGCATCCCGGTTCCCTTCCCAGATCCTGCTGGAGATTACACTGTCCTTATTGGAGATTGGTACAAGGCCAATCACACG GATTTGAGAGCTCAACTGGATAGTGGTAGGAAGCTACCTTTCCCTGATGGAATCCTTATCAACGGCCGTGGACCTGGCGGTGCTTCCTTCAACGTCGAACAAG GGAAAACCTACAGGCTTAGGATATCAAATGTTGGATTGCAAAGTTCTCTCAATTTCCGCATCCAAAACCACAAGTTGAAGTTGGTTGAAGTGGAGGGAACCCACACTCTCCAAACTACCTACTCCTCAATAGACCTTCACCTTGGCCAATCAATGTCCGTTTTATTTACAGCCGATCAGTCTGCTCAAGACTATTACATTGTGGTCTCCTCTCGCTTTACCAACCCGGTTCTCACCTCAACAGCAACTCTACGCTATAGCAACTCAGCCGGTCCCGTCTCCGGCCCTCCTCCTGGTGGTCCCACCATCCAAGTTGACTGGTCTTTGAACCAAGCCCGCTCTATCAG GACTAACCTTACAGCAAGTGGACCAAGGCCTAACCCACAGGGGTCGTATCACTATGGTCTCATTAATACGACCAGAACCATCAGGCTTGCCAATTCTGCCGGCCAAGTCAATGGCAAGCAAAGATATGCAGTTAACAGTGTTTCCTTTGTTCCAGCAGACACTCCTTTGAAACTTGCAGACTTTTTCAAAATCGATGGAGTTTATCGTATTGGAAGCATATCAGATAACCCTACTGGTGGAGGGATATACCTTGACACTTCGGTTATGAATTCGGACTATAGGTCTTTCATTGAGATTGTGTTTCAGAATGATGAGGATATTGTCCAGAGCTGGCATCTCGACGGCTACTCTTTCTTCGTTGTTGG TATGGACGGAGGGCAATGGACGGCTGCTAGTCGGAACGGATACAACCTCCGTGATGCCGTTTCACGGTGTACCACTCAG GTGTACCCCAAGTCATGGACTGCCATTTATGTGGCGCTTGACAATGTTGGAATGTGGAACTTAAGGTCCGAGTATTGGGCGAGACAGTACCTGGGACAACAGTTTTATTTGCGTGTCTTCACAACGTCAACTTCACTAAGGGATGAATACCCGATCCCCAAGAACGCACTACTCTGCGGCAGAGCAAGCGGCAGAAGAACCCGTCCCCTTTAA